One Mycolicibacter sp. MU0083 DNA window includes the following coding sequences:
- the ftsW gene encoding putative lipid II flippase FtsW, translating to MIGILARLRRGAGAADASAEGTADKPAKAEPRTRFGAWLGKPMTSFHLIVAVAALLTTLGLIMVLSASGVESYGLDGSAWRIFGKQVLWTVIGLTGCYVALRMPVRFMRRMALPAFALSVVLLVLVLIPGIGTLSNGSRGWFVIAGFSMQPSELAKIAFAIWGAHLLASRRMERATLREMVFPLIPGAGAALLLIFVQPDLGQMVSMVIILLALLWYAGLPLKTFLTWTIGAMALAVVLALSEGYRSDRVRSWLDPDADPQNAGYQARQAKFALANGGIFGDGLGQGTAKWNYLPNAHNDFIFAIIGEELGFVGGFGLLALFGLFAYTGMRIAKRSADPFLRLLTAATTMWVIGQSFINVGYVIGLLPVTGIQLPLISAGGTSTATTLFMIGIMANAARHEPEAVAALRAGRDDRMNRLLRLPLPEPYAPSRIEALRDRLRSRPQSETRPRSAARTPARSGRPRTGTQTSARAAGRSTGRTGQNGGGRRHAGARPTRGRARALEGQR from the coding sequence GTGATCGGGATTCTGGCCCGGCTGCGGCGCGGTGCCGGGGCCGCCGACGCTTCGGCGGAGGGGACCGCGGACAAGCCCGCCAAAGCGGAGCCGCGCACCCGATTCGGTGCCTGGCTGGGCAAGCCGATGACGTCGTTCCACCTGATCGTCGCGGTGGCCGCGTTGCTGACCACGCTCGGCCTGATCATGGTGCTGTCCGCTTCCGGGGTGGAGTCCTACGGGCTCGACGGCTCGGCGTGGCGGATCTTCGGCAAGCAGGTGCTGTGGACCGTGATCGGGCTGACGGGCTGCTACGTGGCACTGCGCATGCCGGTGCGGTTCATGCGCCGGATGGCGCTGCCGGCTTTCGCCCTCAGCGTCGTGTTACTGGTACTGGTGCTGATTCCGGGCATCGGCACGCTGTCCAACGGGTCTCGGGGCTGGTTCGTGATCGCCGGCTTCTCGATGCAGCCGTCGGAGTTGGCCAAGATCGCCTTCGCGATCTGGGGTGCTCACCTGCTGGCGAGCCGACGGATGGAACGGGCGACGCTGCGCGAAATGGTCTTTCCGCTGATACCGGGTGCCGGAGCCGCGCTGCTGCTGATCTTCGTGCAGCCGGACCTCGGGCAGATGGTGTCGATGGTCATCATCCTGCTGGCCCTGCTCTGGTACGCCGGCCTGCCGCTGAAGACCTTCCTGACCTGGACGATCGGGGCGATGGCGCTCGCGGTCGTGCTGGCGCTCTCCGAGGGCTACCGCTCCGACCGGGTGCGGTCCTGGCTGGACCCCGATGCGGACCCGCAGAACGCCGGCTACCAGGCCCGGCAGGCCAAGTTCGCGCTGGCCAACGGCGGCATCTTCGGCGACGGCCTGGGCCAGGGCACCGCGAAGTGGAACTACCTGCCCAACGCGCACAACGACTTCATCTTCGCCATCATCGGCGAAGAACTGGGCTTCGTCGGCGGATTCGGGTTGCTGGCGCTGTTCGGGCTGTTCGCCTACACCGGCATGCGGATCGCCAAGCGGTCCGCCGACCCGTTCCTGCGACTGCTGACCGCCGCCACCACGATGTGGGTGATCGGCCAGTCGTTCATCAACGTCGGCTACGTGATCGGCTTGCTCCCGGTCACCGGCATCCAGCTCCCGCTGATCTCCGCGGGCGGGACTTCCACGGCGACAACGCTGTTCATGATCGGGATCATGGCCAATGCCGCGCGCCACGAACCCGAAGCAGTGGCGGCGCTGCGGGCCGGCCGGGACGACCGGATGAACCGGCTGCTGCGGCTGCCGCTGCCGGAGCCGTATGCGCCGAGCCGGATCGAGGCGCTGCGAGACCGGTTGCGCTCGCGCCCGCAGTCCGAAACCCGTCCGCGTTCGGCGGCGCGGACACCGGCCCGATCGGGGCGGCCGCGCACCGGTACGCAGACGTCGGCACGGGCAGCGGGTCGGAGCACCGGCCGGACAGGGCAAAATGGAGGCGGCCGGCGTCACGCCGGGGCGCGTCCGACCCGCGGGCGCGCGCGAGCATTGGAAGGTCAGCGATAG
- a CDS encoding UDP-N-acetylmuramoyl-tripeptide--D-alanyl-D-alanine ligase: MIALTVAQIAEIVGGRLADISPADAAASVVTGTVEFDSRRVTPGGLFLALPGARADGHDHAAAAVAAGAVAVLAARPVGVPAIVVEPVASESRSGALEHDDAVGSGAAVLGALAELAAAVSAELVAKGLTIVGVTGSAGKTSTKDMLAAVLAPLGRVVAPPGSFNNELGHPWTVLRADENTDFLVLELSARHRGNIAALAAIAPPQVAVVLNVGTAHLGEFGSREAIAETKAELAQAVPESGVVVLNVDDPAVAAMAGTTAARVVRVARSPGADVWAGPVELDALARPRFALHAGDGPAVEVALGVSGDHLVSNALCAAAVALECGATPQQVADALTGAGPVSQHRMQVSNRADGVTVIDDSYNANPDSMRAALQALAWISRGENPFASRRSWAVLGEMAELGEDAISEHDRIGRLAVRLDVSRLIVVGVGRSMGAMLHGAVMEGSWGAEATAVADVDAALALLRAELEPGDVVLVKASNSAGLTRLADALTGHESGDRR; this comes from the coding sequence ATGATCGCGTTGACGGTTGCGCAGATCGCCGAGATCGTGGGCGGGCGCCTGGCCGACATCTCCCCGGCGGACGCGGCGGCCAGCGTCGTCACCGGCACCGTGGAGTTCGATTCCCGCCGGGTCACCCCCGGCGGGTTGTTCCTGGCCCTGCCCGGCGCGCGGGCCGACGGCCACGATCATGCGGCGGCGGCCGTCGCGGCCGGAGCGGTGGCGGTGCTGGCCGCGCGGCCGGTCGGGGTACCGGCCATCGTGGTGGAACCGGTGGCATCCGAGAGTCGTTCGGGGGCACTGGAACACGACGACGCAGTCGGGTCCGGGGCCGCGGTGCTGGGCGCGCTGGCCGAGCTGGCCGCCGCGGTCTCGGCCGAGCTGGTGGCCAAGGGCCTGACGATCGTCGGCGTGACCGGGTCGGCGGGCAAGACCTCCACCAAGGACATGCTGGCCGCGGTGCTGGCACCGCTGGGGCGGGTGGTCGCCCCGCCCGGCTCGTTCAACAACGAACTCGGCCATCCGTGGACGGTGTTGCGGGCGGACGAGAACACCGACTTCCTGGTGCTGGAGCTCTCCGCGCGGCACCGCGGCAACATCGCCGCACTGGCGGCCATCGCCCCGCCGCAGGTGGCGGTGGTACTCAACGTCGGTACCGCGCACCTGGGGGAGTTCGGCTCCCGCGAGGCGATCGCCGAAACCAAGGCCGAACTGGCCCAAGCCGTCCCCGAATCCGGGGTGGTGGTGCTCAACGTCGACGATCCGGCGGTGGCCGCGATGGCGGGCACGACCGCGGCACGGGTGGTCCGGGTCGCTCGGTCGCCCGGGGCCGACGTCTGGGCCGGCCCGGTGGAACTCGACGCATTGGCCCGCCCGCGTTTCGCGCTGCACGCCGGCGACGGCCCGGCCGTCGAGGTGGCACTGGGGGTCTCCGGGGATCACCTGGTCTCCAACGCGCTGTGCGCGGCGGCGGTCGCGCTGGAATGCGGTGCCACTCCGCAGCAGGTGGCCGATGCCCTGACCGGCGCCGGACCGGTCTCGCAGCACCGGATGCAGGTCAGCAACCGCGCGGACGGGGTGACCGTGATCGACGATTCCTACAACGCCAACCCGGACTCGATGCGGGCGGCGCTGCAGGCGCTGGCCTGGATCTCCCGGGGTGAGAATCCGTTCGCGTCGAGACGTAGCTGGGCGGTGCTGGGGGAGATGGCGGAACTCGGCGAGGACGCGATATCCGAGCATGACCGCATCGGACGGCTGGCAGTGCGCTTAGATGTGTCTCGTCTCATTGTCGTCGGAGTGGGGAGATCGATGGGCGCGATGCTGCACGGCGCGGTCATGGAAGGGTCCTGGGGCGCCGAGGCCACCGCGGTGGCCGACGTCGACGCCGCGCTGGCGCTGTTGCGTGCCGAGCTGGAACCCGGCGACGTGGTGCTGGTCAAGGCGTCGAACTCCGCCGGGCTGACCCGACTGGCCGATGCGCTGACCGGCCACGAGTCAGGAGATCGCCGATGA
- the mraY gene encoding phospho-N-acetylmuramoyl-pentapeptide-transferase: protein MIMILVAAGVALLVSILLTPVLIRVFTKQGFGQEIREDGPASHQKKRGTPSMGGVAIVAGIWAGYLVAQLAGLVFYGTGPTASGLLVLGLATALGGVGFIDDLIKIRRSRNLGLNKTAKTVGQVTAATIFGLLVLCFRNDAGLTPGSLQLSYVRDIATVTLPAAAFVLFVILIVSAWSNAVNFTDGLDGLAAGAMAMVSAAYVLITVMQHRNACVSAPGLGCYNVRDPLDLALIAGATAGACIGFLWWNAAPAKIFMGDTGSLALGGVIAGMSITTRTEILAVVLGGLFVAEITSVVLQILAFRTTGRRVFRMAPFHHHFELAGWAETTVIIRFWLLTAIACGLGVSMFYGEWFAAVGV, encoded by the coding sequence ATGATCATGATCCTCGTCGCCGCCGGGGTGGCCCTGCTGGTGTCCATCCTGCTGACCCCGGTGCTGATCCGGGTGTTCACCAAGCAGGGATTCGGCCAGGAGATCCGCGAGGACGGTCCGGCCAGCCATCAGAAGAAGCGCGGCACCCCGTCGATGGGCGGTGTGGCCATCGTGGCCGGGATCTGGGCGGGCTACCTCGTCGCACAACTGGCCGGCCTGGTGTTCTACGGGACGGGGCCGACCGCCTCGGGCCTGCTGGTGCTGGGACTCGCCACCGCGCTGGGCGGCGTCGGTTTCATCGATGACCTGATCAAGATCCGCCGGTCGCGCAATCTCGGTCTGAACAAGACCGCCAAGACCGTCGGTCAGGTCACCGCGGCGACCATCTTCGGCCTGCTGGTGCTGTGTTTCCGCAACGATGCCGGTCTGACCCCGGGCAGCCTGCAACTGTCCTACGTCCGCGACATCGCCACCGTCACGCTGCCCGCGGCCGCCTTCGTGCTGTTCGTGATCCTGATCGTCAGCGCCTGGTCGAACGCGGTGAATTTCACCGACGGGCTCGACGGGCTGGCGGCCGGCGCGATGGCGATGGTCAGTGCCGCTTATGTGCTGATCACCGTCATGCAGCACCGCAACGCCTGTGTGAGCGCACCCGGGCTGGGCTGCTACAACGTCCGTGACCCGCTGGATCTGGCGCTGATCGCCGGGGCGACGGCCGGCGCCTGCATCGGCTTCCTGTGGTGGAACGCCGCCCCGGCGAAGATCTTCATGGGCGACACCGGGTCGCTGGCGCTGGGCGGCGTGATCGCCGGGATGTCGATCACCACCCGCACCGAGATCCTCGCGGTGGTGCTCGGCGGGCTCTTCGTCGCCGAGATCACCTCGGTGGTGCTGCAGATCCTGGCCTTCCGCACCACCGGTCGCCGGGTGTTCCGGATGGCGCCGTTCCATCACCACTTCGAGTTGGCCGGCTGGGCCGAGACCACCGTGATCATCCGGTTCTGGCTGCTCACCGCCATTGCCTGCGGACTGGGCGTCTCGATGTTCTACGGCGAGTGGTTCGCCGCCGTAGGCGTCTGA
- the murD gene encoding UDP-N-acetylmuramoyl-L-alanine--D-glutamate ligase translates to MPPAPDPAAPAVVAAGARVLVTGAGITGRAVLNALASLGAEPTLCDDNAAALDGYPEVATCSTADAAARIGEFSLVVTSPGFGPQTPVLVAAVAAGVPVWGDVELAWRLDAAGHYGPPRRWLVVTGTNGKTTTTSMLHAMLLAAGRRADLCGNIGSPVLDVLAEPNESELLAVELSSFQLHWAPSLRPEAGVVLNIAEDHLDWHGSMAAYTADKARALAGRVAVVGMDDPHAAALHGTGPAPVQVGFRLGEPEPGELGVVDGMLVDRAFGPAGSDGVPLAATASIPVPGAVGVLDALAAAALARSVDVPAAAVADALASFRVGRHRAELVIVDGGISYVDDSKATNPHAAEASVLSHPRVVWVAGGLLKGASIDETVARIATHLAGAVLIGRDRAEVAKALSRHAPDVPVVQVVTGEDSGMGDTAVSPVAQVRRVADGADETLGSRVMTAVVAAARELARPGDTVLLAPAGASFDQFAGYGARGDAFAAAARSAAGSV, encoded by the coding sequence ATGCCGCCCGCACCGGACCCGGCCGCACCGGCCGTGGTCGCCGCGGGTGCGCGAGTCCTGGTCACCGGTGCCGGGATCACCGGCCGGGCGGTGCTGAACGCGCTGGCATCGCTGGGGGCGGAGCCGACGCTGTGCGACGACAACGCGGCGGCGCTGGACGGCTACCCCGAGGTGGCCACCTGCAGCACCGCGGATGCCGCGGCGCGGATCGGCGAATTCAGTTTGGTGGTCACCAGCCCCGGTTTCGGTCCGCAGACCCCGGTGTTGGTCGCTGCGGTCGCGGCCGGGGTGCCGGTGTGGGGCGATGTCGAACTGGCGTGGCGCCTCGACGCGGCCGGCCACTACGGCCCGCCGCGGCGCTGGCTGGTGGTGACCGGTACCAACGGCAAGACCACGACGACGTCGATGCTGCACGCGATGCTGCTCGCCGCGGGCCGGCGGGCCGACCTGTGCGGCAATATCGGCAGCCCGGTCCTGGACGTGCTCGCCGAGCCGAATGAATCCGAACTGCTGGCCGTCGAATTGTCCAGTTTCCAGCTGCACTGGGCGCCGTCGCTGCGCCCGGAGGCGGGCGTGGTGCTCAACATCGCCGAAGACCACCTGGACTGGCACGGCAGCATGGCCGCCTACACCGCCGACAAGGCGCGGGCGCTGGCCGGGCGGGTGGCGGTCGTGGGCATGGACGATCCGCATGCGGCGGCGCTGCACGGCACCGGCCCCGCCCCGGTGCAGGTGGGATTCCGGCTCGGCGAACCCGAACCCGGCGAACTCGGCGTGGTGGACGGGATGCTGGTCGACCGGGCGTTCGGCCCGGCCGGTTCCGACGGCGTGCCCTTGGCCGCGACGGCCTCGATACCGGTGCCCGGCGCGGTCGGTGTCCTCGACGCGCTGGCGGCCGCCGCACTGGCCCGCAGCGTGGATGTGCCGGCCGCGGCCGTCGCCGATGCGCTGGCGTCGTTCCGGGTCGGCCGGCACCGGGCCGAACTGGTGATCGTCGACGGCGGGATCAGTTACGTCGACGATTCCAAGGCCACCAACCCCCACGCCGCCGAGGCGTCGGTGCTGTCGCATCCGCGGGTGGTCTGGGTGGCCGGCGGACTGCTCAAGGGCGCCTCGATCGACGAGACGGTGGCCAGAATCGCCACGCACCTGGCCGGGGCCGTGCTGATCGGCCGGGATCGGGCCGAGGTTGCCAAGGCGTTATCACGACACGCACCGGATGTCCCCGTCGTCCAGGTTGTGACGGGTGAGGATAGTGGTATGGGTGATACTGCTGTGTCTCCAGTTGCTCAGGTGAGGCGAGTAGCTGATGGGGCCGACGAGACCTTGGGCTCGCGGGTGATGACAGCAGTGGTGGCTGCCGCCCGCGAGCTGGCCCGGCCCGGCGACACGGTGCTGCTGGCGCCGGCGGGCGCGTCGTTCGACCAGTTCGCCGGTTACGGCGCGCGAGGCGATGCGTTCGCCGCCGCGGCGCGCTCGGCGGCGGGATCGGTGTGA
- a CDS encoding UDP-N-acetylmuramoyl-L-alanyl-D-glutamate--2,6-diaminopimelate ligase — protein sequence MAVPAALRPDLVPGTPLPALAARIGAVAAGETVPDVPITGLTLRAQDVQPGDLFAALPGATTHGARFVADADARGAAAILTDAAGAAAIGGVTDTPVLVHPDPRAVLGGLAAEVYGHPCERLTLIGITGTSGKTTTSYLVEAGLRAAGRTAGLIGTVGIRIDGVDLPSALTTPEAPALQSLLAVMAERGVDTAVMEVSSHALSLGRVDGTRFAVGGFTNLSRDHLDFHPTMADYFEAKARLFDPASPLRARRSVLCIDDDAGAAMAVRAAAPITVSTTGRPADWRIEPLTAGPGPTGGREFVAVDPSGGRHPIGIGLPGDYNVANCLLALAILDAVGVSPEQAAPGLRAARVPGRMEPVDRGQDFLALVDYAHKPGALAAVLATLRQQVRDTGGRLAVVFGAGGDRDHGKREPMGRIAAESADLVVVTDDNPRGEDPADIRRAILAGATGGTAEVIELGDRRAAIEHAVAWARPGDVVLIAGKGHESGQTAGGHTQPFDDRVELAAALEQHA from the coding sequence ATGGCGGTGCCGGCTGCGCTGCGCCCGGACCTGGTTCCGGGGACGCCGTTACCGGCACTGGCCGCCCGGATCGGGGCCGTCGCCGCCGGTGAAACCGTGCCGGACGTGCCGATCACCGGCTTGACCCTGCGTGCCCAGGATGTGCAGCCCGGTGACCTGTTCGCCGCGCTGCCCGGTGCGACGACGCACGGGGCACGTTTCGTCGCCGACGCGGACGCCCGGGGCGCGGCGGCGATTCTCACCGACGCCGCCGGCGCCGCGGCGATCGGCGGCGTCACCGATACACCGGTGCTGGTGCACCCGGATCCCCGCGCGGTGCTCGGCGGGCTGGCGGCCGAGGTCTACGGGCATCCGTGCGAACGGCTCACGCTCATCGGCATCACCGGCACATCGGGCAAGACCACCACCAGTTACCTGGTCGAAGCCGGTCTGCGGGCCGCCGGGCGCACGGCCGGTCTGATCGGCACCGTCGGAATCCGCATCGACGGCGTCGACCTGCCCAGTGCGCTGACCACCCCGGAAGCCCCGGCATTGCAGTCCCTGCTGGCGGTGATGGCCGAGCGGGGCGTGGATACCGCGGTGATGGAGGTGTCCAGCCACGCACTGAGCCTGGGACGCGTCGACGGCACCCGGTTCGCGGTGGGCGGCTTCACCAACCTGTCGCGTGACCACCTGGATTTCCACCCGACCATGGCGGACTACTTCGAGGCCAAAGCCCGCCTGTTCGACCCGGCCTCACCGCTGCGGGCGCGGCGCTCGGTGCTCTGCATCGACGACGACGCGGGCGCGGCCATGGCCGTCCGGGCGGCCGCACCGATCACCGTCAGCACCACCGGGCGGCCGGCCGACTGGCGCATCGAACCGTTGACGGCCGGCCCGGGCCCCACCGGCGGCCGGGAGTTCGTGGCCGTCGATCCCTCCGGCGGGCGGCACCCGATCGGCATCGGGCTGCCGGGCGACTACAACGTGGCCAATTGCCTGTTGGCGCTGGCGATCCTCGACGCGGTCGGGGTCTCCCCGGAACAGGCGGCACCCGGCCTGCGCGCGGCGCGGGTCCCCGGACGGATGGAACCGGTCGACCGCGGACAGGACTTTCTCGCGCTGGTCGACTACGCGCACAAGCCCGGGGCGCTGGCCGCGGTGCTGGCGACCCTGCGTCAGCAGGTGCGCGACACCGGCGGGCGACTGGCCGTGGTGTTCGGCGCGGGCGGCGACCGCGACCACGGCAAACGTGAGCCGATGGGCCGCATCGCCGCGGAATCCGCGGACCTGGTGGTCGTCACCGACGACAATCCACGCGGAGAGGACCCCGCCGACATCCGCCGGGCGATCCTGGCCGGGGCCACCGGCGGTACGGCGGAGGTGATCGAGTTGGGCGACCGGCGGGCCGCGATCGAGCACGCGGTGGCCTGGGCACGGCCCGGCGACGTGGTGCTGATCGCGGGCAAGGGGCATGAGAGCGGGCAGACCGCGGGCGGCCACACCCAGCCGTTCGACGACCGGGTGGAGTTGGCGGCGGCATTGGAGCAGCACGCATGA